The Haliotis asinina isolate JCU_RB_2024 chromosome 3, JCU_Hal_asi_v2, whole genome shotgun sequence genome segment AATTAATATCAAACTTcaccttacaggtaagtctcgtttaataTTTAAATTCCACCTCCCCATTCCGTACTATCGGAATCCCGTGAGATTTTAGAGTAGGAGGCATATTTCCAGAAAAGTGTTTTCCCCTCAACCACATGTTAAAGAACACACACAATACTCGTTCTCTTTCAATATGTATTCCAAAAGTACAATGAAACATTATTGCGAAAATTTTATGTCACTATGCCTAAAACCTCTACACATTAACTAGGTCGGCGAAACAGGATCAAGCTCTTCCAGAGCAAATGTATTGCTAAGAACTACTCAAATTTTCAGGTGATAGAATAgcatcactgaaaacactgtcATTTTCTACTGGTTTGTTGTAGAAACGTCCAAACACACAGTCCTTGCTCCAGCCTGCTGTATTCAGTATTGTTTTTAAAGGTACTTTAAGGTTACAGGCCTTGCTAGTGGAGGCTGCCCTTATGCTATGAGgcttaaatattttcatattgatgCCAGCATTCTTTAGCATAGTCTTCACCCATCTAGTAATGGTGTCCTTGGAGACCCTTCTGTGTGGTTTCTGTGTGGCTATGAATAAAGCTGTCTCTTCTCCTCTCAGATCCTTGGTGTGTTCACAGTATTGGGTTAGCAAAGACACTACACACAGTGCTTTGTCTGGGTATCTCTGAAAAGTTAGTTCTTTTTGTTGGTATCCTGGTCGTGTCTGTTTTAACAGGTCACCAAATCTGATCTTGACTTGTCCGTTAGAAATGTCTACATTCCTGTTGTCAATCAAATGGAGAGACTGAATTCTCTGTCCTGACAGCAGTAGTATCAAAGTTGCTAACTTCATTGATAGCAACAGCAAGGATTCATCTTCATTAACACCTTTTAGATATTTTATCACTGTGCTTGCGTCCCATGTCACATTATAACGAGGCAAGGAGGGCCTCAAATTAAAGACACCTTTCATAAATCTTGTGACTGTAGGGTGCTGTCCAAAGTGTGGATGGGTCAGTTCTGGCGTCTTCACAATAGCAGACAGGGCTGATCTGGCGGTGTTAATTGCCGAGTAACTGAGACCTAACTTAAACAGCTGAGCTAGGAAGTCTAAACCTTGCCTCAAAGTGGGTGAAAAGGGATTGATACTCCATTTGTTGCAAAACAACCTCCACTTTGAGAGATATGTCCCATATTGTTTGTGCGTGGTTTCTCTCCATGAGTGCAGTATGATGTCCTCAACTGCTGTTGAAAATCCCTCCGTTTGAATAGATCCCCTGATAATTTTACAGCTGCCAGTCGCAATTTCTGGTGAAGCGGGTGTAAAGCTTGTGGTCGGTTTTTCAGTGTCAGTAGGTTTGGTGATCTTGGCAGCAGCCTTGGACAATCTACTAACAATTGCAGCAGCTTGGTGAACCATGGCTGGGTTGTCCATATGGGAACCACCATTAACACGTCGGCCGCTTCTCTGTGTATCTTCTGCAAGACTGGTCCGATCACACTAAAAGGACAGAAAATATAGTCATAAGAATTTCCCCAAAAAACAGAAAAGGCATCCACTGCTTCTGCACAAGGATCAGGGTGCCAGGACACATATCTATCCAATTGTGTGTTCAGCCGTGAGGCGAACAAGTCTCTAGATGGGGTACCATAGATGGATGTTAAGGTTTGGAAAACGCTGCAATCTAATTGCCATTCCTTATCATCACACATATTCCTAGAGTGCCAGTCTGCTTCTGTGTTTTGTGTCCCTGGCAAGTAAGCTGCTGAGATCCAAATGTCTCGTTCGATGCACCACTGCCAAATTTTCCTTGTTATGCTATTGCATCCTATTTTTGTACCACCCATGTGATTAATGTAGGCAACTGCAGTGGTATTGTCTATCATTATTCTTATGTGAAGGTGACTGCCATCTGCGCAGAGTGATTTTAGCACTAACCAGGCTGCATACAGCTCTAAGGAGTTTATATGCATTTCACTTTCCTCACTAGACCAGAGTCCCTGTGCACTAACTCCATTCATAACTCCGCCCCAACCTGTCTTAGAGGCATCTGAGGTTACCAGTACATCTGGCTGACGTTGGTCAAGAAACTGTGGCCTTTTCCCCACATTGTCAATCCACCATTTTAAATCATGGATACAAGTATGATCAAGCAAAACTTTCCCATCATAGTTCCCTTTTTCCCTCTTGAGAGCCTTGTTCTTAACTATTTCCAAATGTTTATAGTACAAGGGTGCAAACATCATCCCATGTCCACTAGCATTTAGTTGTCCGATTGCTGCAGCAAGAGTCCTGATTGAGGTAGTTTTAGTCATGTTGGACTTCAGTAGGTCACGACACACTTTTTGAATTTTCTTTACTCTTTCTTGTGTTAAATTTACAGTCATGGTTTCACTGTCAATTACAAACCCCAGGTAtgtaatggattttgtaggcCTTAGCACCGATTTTTCAGGGTGAACTGTAAATCCTAATGTGTCTAAAGTGTTCACTGTACATTTCACATTCTCCATGCAAAAACTCTTCCGTCTCCCCTACCAACAGGGAGTCATCAATGTAGGCAGTGTTATCAAATCCCTGTTTCCTTAGGCTTGAAAAGACAGGTTTCATAACTTTAGTGAAAAGTCTTGGAGCAGATGCTAATCCATTTGGTAAACAAGTGAATTCATATAGCTCATTGTTCCAGTAAAACCTTAGAAATTTTCTATCTTGAGCATGTATCGGAACAGAGTAATATGCATCTTTCAAATCTACTGATGCAAAGTAACAGTCTCTTTGTACCAGATAGATCGCTGTTTTGAAAgtgtccattttgaaatgtgATGAGTCAACCTCTTTGTTTAAGCTTTTTAAGTTCAGAATTATTCTTAGTGAACTGTCTTTTTTCTCCCTGCAGAAAATGTTAGATATATATTCCCCTGGAACATGGGTACATTTTTCAATCACACTAATGCGAAGCAAACGGGAGATTTCGTTGTCTACCCGCTCCCACTCGTCACTGTGTATCCTAAAGGGTGTAGGTATGACGGGCTGGTATATTTGATGCTTAAACTCTATTCGCGCTCCCTGAATGCATTTTAGTGTCCACGTGTCTGACGTGATCACCCTCCAATTGTCATGACACAAGCCAACTTTCCCTGCCATAAAATTTTGGGGTGTATTGCCAATACCGTCAAGTAGCCAGCTCACCTGAGCGGTTTCCACATCACCCTGGTTACAGGACTGTTCTACTGTTTCCGCTGGTCCCCTTTTTTCCATGGTGACCCTGTCGGTCGCTTGCCTAAAAAAGGTCCTTGGTTGTGCCGGCCTGTAGGTCCATATGTGCCTGAGTGAGAGGACTGACCTTTACCTTTAGTAAAACCACCTTTCTTATGTCCTCTATAAGGTGAGTCATAAGGCCTGAATCTGTTTCCATGGTGGGCTCCGCCATGTCCACGTGGAGAGGGTGATGGAGCAGTAAAACTCCTATTTTGCTTCTCAGAGCTATGTAATTTGTTACTCAGTTCTTTGCACTCTGTTATGTCCTTTATGTTCTTTGGGAGGTCATCTCCAAACAAGTTTGTAGTTGCCACTGTATCCACTGAGCACAACCGTTTATAAGGCCCACGAAGGTCTGGCTTAAAATTCTCTCGCCTTGTGTTGTTGATATCACTATGTAGGCCCACCAACATTCTAACAGCATCCTTGGTTTTCCCCAGGAGTTCTTTAGGGTTAATGTCCTTCTTGTGAACAACTGCCGACATAAGGGAGTCCATCATTTGAATAACCGGAGTAGTGGCCTTGTCCAGCAGATTTTGAATCCGTTGCAGGTTAATGTCTTTGGACCTGGTCATAGCTCTCGCCTCATGCCAAATCACGGCATTAACGCGGGGTGACATCAAGTATTCCAGGTTTTTAGGGCGTTTGTAAGCTTCCATAATGGCTTTGAGTTTTTCCAAGTTCGGGGTTTTAGTGAGCCCATCATTGATAGACCTAGCTAAGTCGCTGTTAATCACAGGCCCTGTTTTATCTTCTTCCCCGAAAAACTCCGTCATGTCTTTCATGAGACTATTAAAATCGTCGGTCTCATCATCGGTCTGCGTCTCCTCCCCTTGATCAAGGCACCTGTGTATCAACATGTCCATTTCATCCTCGTCGGACGTTTCACCCTCCTCCATTTCCTGGGcgccgccatgtttgtttttgttttgaccgCCACTCGCCGATTCTCGGTCTTGTTCGGCCTTCTCCGCGCTGTTGCTAATTTTAGCCAACGCTGTGCTGATCTGAGCCATGGTGTGTGACTGGGCCTGCTGGCTTGCAAGTAGCGAGCGCAAAATGGCATCAAGGGGGGACTGTTTCTCCCCCGCGGGGTCAAGTTCTCTATGAGATGCGGCTTTCCTCTTGACCCCCTCAGTTTCACTCCGGAAACCTTGCATAGAGTTTGACTTTCCTCCCGTGGACGTACTCTCCAAAGGAATGGTGGTAACCTCCGTGAGGTTTTCCACAAATTCAAAGAAATTGTCAGAATCGGGTGCACGTTGGCCCTTGGCCCCTTGCCCCTCTGGCTGCGCCATTTTGGCAGACCACGACCCGTGGCCGTATCGGTCTCTGAGACAAAACCTGAGTGTTCTAGCCACACACTCACAAGACGGTCAGTCCAAAATTCCCAACTGTTCCTGACACAACCAGAAAGTGTCTGGCGATTTCTGATCGATGATTTATCCTGTCTATTAACTATGTAAATAAAAGTTCTTGGAACTTATATGGAGGCTGTCGACTGATGAAGCAACTCACACGAACTGATGTTTCAGCGCATGCGCACATCTCACGGGATTCCGATAGTACGGAATGGGGAGGTGGAATTGTATTTAGAGGCCATGTATCTCCAGTGATGTTGCAGAGATTAAGTATGTGACTAGTGATCGGTATGAAAACTTCATGTTAGACTGGTGAGAAGTTCAGTAATTGTTTAAGGACAAATTGACTAACAAAGTAACATGGAGATTTATGCTGGCTGCCACAACATCACCTGAAATATTATTGCCCATTGTTTTCAGATGAACTGCTTGCCGAGAAGGAGAAATACAAGGCCATTAGTGACGAGCTCGACCAGACTTTCGCAGAATTGGCTGGTTATTAAAAGTGTTTTCTTCCCTCTATCAACCGGCCATATGGATTTTGTAGGCTATTCAAAAATTTATCAATTTTTGGAATCATGTTGTAAAGTTATCTCTCGGTGCCTCTTCTCTTCTGCCTGTTATTTTGAGTGCGTGAAGCGAAAAAATGATGACCAACGTAAGACGTGTATACATATTTCTTGCTTTCACTTACACCTATCATGAATTGTACAGAGTTACTAGCATACATGTTGGGGCCCCGCCAAAGGTATTGGGGTGACATTATGGGAGATTTGCAGTTGTCTTGGTACTTTGATTCCTTTTTCGAATCATCCTCCTCTTCTACACCATGTCATCAGGGTGACTGCTTGAGCTGCCATGTATACACGGCTAGTGGTAATCATCTTAGCAGAAGGGAAGGTAACTCAGAACTGCCGATGTCTGGATATGTCTGCACTGCATGTTCGCCTGCTATAGTGTCCCTATGTATTTTTGGCGAGACTTGTGTAAGTAGAAGTGGGACAATATGGACTTGATATTTCGCCGCTGGTTAGGCTCTGAGGTCACGTGATAGCAAGCTAGGTCACCAAGTCCAAAGGTGAGAAGAATGTGGCGTGTGCTATCTCATGACCATGTCTTGTTCGACCACTGGCCACCGAGGGCTGCGACACAAACTTGTCAAATTTTGTCTTGTACATTTAAGAAACAACCAAATCCACCATGTTTGATAGACACATTAGAGTAGTAAATTTGCATGCGATCAAAGATCACGAAAattttgtatatgtatttattttgacccagataaatttattataaTTTTCTTCTGTATTTCCCGCAAATGCTCTTCTTTCCACGGCTAATGTCTCAGCTATCTACTGAGATCCAGATCTGCTGATAATGCAAATAATTTTCCATGCTGTCTTGTAACTTTATTTCGTACAAAGTGAAATTGTGCATTTAATCCAAGAAATGTGTACTTATTGACTTGTCATAATGTATATTGAACTATCCTGAAAACAAAAGACAATTTTGTACTTTGCTTGTAGTGGACTTCCACATAACACATAAGACAATTGTATCAAGTTACACATAGAACCCTAGCCATGGCTTGCTGCATTTCCTGGGTATTGCCAttgttttttaacaataaaaaaatcatctaCTTCCCACCATGTGTCAGTGATTCTTTCTTTGTTATACCATCAGTATTGAATTTAAGGTCTCTGGCTGATGTGACTTTGAAGCAGAATATAGTTCCTCTCCTGAATAAAAAAAGGGATGTAGTATCTATGACTTTGCAACTGTCGTGTTCAAGGGGTAGTTGATGTTCAAGTACAATTGGTAAATAATACCAAATCTGTGAATGGTGGCAACAGGTTATATCATTTGAAATTGAGGTTCATGCATCCAAAGATAAAGTCGCAATTTCAGTCTTGGCCCCTACCCCAGCTCCAGTGTCATGTTGCATGTGAATAAATGTGGTACCATAATTATACCAAGCCCATTACTACCCGAGTTCATTTAAATGTGGTTGGTGAGGGGTACATTTCTGATAGAGGATGCGTTCCTACTTAAGAGAGCTAGATGCTAAAGGCTCTCTCCAATTAAATTACAACACGGATATAGTCTGTTGGCAGAGAAAacataccgatgaatttcacttcgaACTAAAAGTAAATTAAGTGtaatgaaattaagattgcgaatccgcgtaattttaccttgccaattgaacatcaaatctcagaattttattcatctTAAGATAATAGTTTTTAAACAGATTCACATTGCTCTCATTGGtgtgtattacaagggggtaagcgctGCAGATGCAACAGTGAAACCAAAGCACATACTGTACTTGATGAGCATTAACTTGGACTGGGGAGATTTCGAACACGTAGATTATCTCTGCTTACGCCAGCCACTCTTGTCCTTGGTGTTTCATTTTATGTGCTTACCCCTATGAAATATAAACCGATAATAGTAATTTGAAACtctgatcgtttgttaaacaacttttatccttaGTTGAATAAAATCCTGAGATTTAAATGCTCAAATGTCAAGGTAAAGTTATGAGGATTCACAAtctaaatttcactttatttcatttaccttttagtttaaagtgaaatacataggTACGTTGTCACTGCAAACAGTTTATAGGCATTCGTTCGCATTAGAGGTTAAGTGCTTTATGCCTAAACACAGTTGACATCATTCCTTTTTATCCCCACCCTACATGTAGTGATGGG includes the following:
- the LOC137278131 gene encoding uncharacterized protein, yielding MQGFRSETEGVKRKAASHRELDPAGEKQSPLDAILRSLLASQQAQSHTMAQISTALAKISNSAEKAEQDRESASGGQNKNKHGGAQEMEEGETSDEDEMDMLIHRCLDQGEETQTDDETDDFNSLMKDMTEFFGEEDKTGPVINSDLARSINDGLTKTPNLEKLKAIMEAYKRPKNLEYLMSPRVNAVIWHEARAMTRSKDINLQRIQNLLDKATTPVIQMMDSLMSAVVHKKDINPKELLGKTKDAVRMLVGLHSDINNTRRENFKPDLRGPYKRLCSVDTVATTNLFGDDLPKNIKDITECKELSNKLHSSEKQNRSFTAPSPSPRGHGGAHHGNRFRPYDSPYRGHKKGGFTKGKGQSSHSGTYGPTGRHNQGPFLGKRPTGSPWKKGDQRKQ